One window of Rasiella rasia genomic DNA carries:
- a CDS encoding DUF6695 family protein, with the protein MNYTGKIIVLAFPDTFVTMSTELICKLLPLVGLGTRDYIKAGHAALVLIENNTGRAYYYDFGRYVTPKGHGRVRGETTDAELHLPIIATFKHNKELANLDDFLYWLDANPQKTHGEGRLLASVCDAINFEKAKNYITELQQRGSIPYGAFAKDGSNCARFVTDTILAATQENKIIKSLKFNKKFTPSTVGNVEKGALHNNIYQVFDGTIKPFKGSAFKENLTNYFDRSKNLSACTSEIPALLKSANLQKLEGTGSDAWFEITNVELPQYHFNIKRYNALGKVDFDGVFLSEQFNKSLPYSFTYDSHCEYCHVLQNGEKIKLNCVGSLRAFNSLRKQHSA; encoded by the coding sequence TTGAACTACACAGGAAAAATAATTGTACTTGCTTTTCCCGATACTTTTGTCACCATGAGTACCGAGTTAATATGTAAATTATTACCCTTAGTAGGCTTAGGTACTAGAGATTATATTAAAGCTGGGCATGCTGCATTGGTCCTTATTGAGAATAATACCGGACGAGCATATTATTACGACTTTGGTAGGTATGTTACTCCAAAAGGGCATGGAAGAGTTCGGGGGGAAACTACAGACGCCGAATTACATCTACCTATTATCGCAACTTTTAAACATAATAAGGAACTAGCAAACTTAGATGATTTTCTGTATTGGTTAGATGCAAATCCGCAAAAGACGCATGGCGAAGGTAGATTGTTAGCTTCGGTCTGTGATGCCATTAACTTTGAAAAAGCTAAAAACTACATCACCGAATTGCAGCAAAGAGGAAGTATTCCCTATGGCGCCTTTGCTAAAGATGGTAGTAATTGTGCTCGATTTGTTACAGACACCATTTTGGCCGCCACTCAAGAAAACAAAATTATTAAGTCTTTAAAGTTCAATAAAAAATTTACTCCTAGTACCGTTGGCAATGTAGAGAAAGGAGCTTTGCATAACAACATCTACCAAGTTTTTGACGGCACCATAAAACCTTTTAAAGGAAGTGCTTTTAAAGAAAATCTAACGAATTATTTTGACCGTAGCAAAAACCTTTCTGCATGTACTTCGGAAATTCCAGCACTTCTTAAGAGTGCTAACCTTCAAAAGTTGGAGGGAACGGGAAGCGATGCTTGGTTTGAAATCACCAATGTTGAATTACCCCAATATCATTTCAACATTAAAAGGTACAATGCGCTAGGTAAGGTAGATTTTGACGGTGTCTTTTTATCTGAACAATTTAATAAGAGCTTGCCTTATAGTTTTACATACGATAGTCATTGTGAGTACTGTCATGTACTTCAAAATGGTGAAAAAATAA
- a CDS encoding NRDE family protein, with translation MCTVTFIPQNNNSFLFTSNRDEAPDRSTIAPEVYTLDNTQVLFPKDEVAGGTWIGLSDKQRLVCLLNGGFTAHERADSYRMSRGLLVTELLTTKDISEAINTYNFNGIEPFTLITVAYETTTQIFELVWDGTTAHFAEKPLQPHIWSSSLLYNKEAKALREAWFSEFIFTTMRPSAKEIKTFHKTAGIGNADIDLIMNRGFVKTKSITQIEKTEHSLWMQYEDLHNQQQTKTTF, from the coding sequence ATGTGTACGGTTACTTTTATTCCTCAGAATAACAACTCATTTCTATTTACTTCAAATAGAGATGAAGCGCCCGATAGAAGTACGATTGCACCCGAGGTGTATACCCTAGACAATACACAAGTATTGTTTCCCAAAGATGAAGTCGCCGGGGGTACATGGATAGGTCTTTCGGATAAGCAACGACTTGTTTGTTTACTCAACGGAGGCTTTACAGCACATGAACGGGCAGATAGTTACAGAATGAGTCGCGGATTGCTTGTCACAGAATTATTGACAACCAAGGATATTTCCGAAGCAATTAACACCTACAATTTTAACGGTATTGAGCCATTCACACTTATCACAGTTGCCTACGAAACTACAACGCAGATTTTTGAATTAGTTTGGGACGGTACAACTGCTCATTTTGCTGAAAAGCCGCTGCAACCACACATTTGGTCTTCATCATTACTGTATAACAAAGAAGCAAAGGCACTTCGTGAAGCTTGGTTTTCTGAGTTTATTTTCACCACAATGCGACCTTCGGCGAAAGAAATTAAAACGTTTCATAAAACTGCAGGAATTGGCAATGCCGATATTGACCTTATTATGAATCGTGGCTTTGTAAAAACAAAAAGTATTACGCAGATTGAAAAAACAGAGCACTCTCTTTGGATGCAATATGAAGACCTTCACAACCAGCAACAAACTAAAACCACCTTTTGA
- the pruA gene encoding L-glutamate gamma-semialdehyde dehydrogenase → MGKGFYEVPIAVNEPILGYAPGSPERDRVEKTYKEMYDDTVEVPLYINGKDVKTGDTATMSPPHDHAHILGTYHKAEKKHVTDAIAGLLEGRKKWSQMPWEHRAGIFLRAAELIAGPYRAKINAATMLAQSKTVHQAEIDAACELIDFLRYNVQFMTEIYSEQPESTSGAWNRLEYRPLEGFIYAITPFNFTAIAGNLPASAALMGNVVLWKPSDSQVYSAKVVLDVFREAGVPDGVINMVMGDPVMITDTVMASPDFSGLHFTGSTNVFKDLWQKIGNNIHNYKTYPRIVGETGGKDFIVAHKSANPVHVATAISRGAFEFQGQKCSAASRCYISKSIWNEVKAHVIGDVNSFKIGSPGNLDNFITAVIHEGSFDKLASYIDQAQIDQNAEIVVGGTYDKSEGYFIHPTVIKTEDPKYTTMCTELFGPVVTIYVFEDDAWEETLQLVDETSDYALTGAVFSEDRYALDIAMKTLENAAGNFYINDKPTGAVVGQQPFGGARASGTNDKAGSKLNLYRWVSPRMVKETFVSPSDYKYPFLG, encoded by the coding sequence ATGGGAAAAGGATTTTATGAAGTGCCTATCGCAGTAAATGAGCCAATTTTAGGCTATGCACCAGGTTCTCCTGAGCGTGATCGCGTAGAAAAAACGTATAAAGAAATGTATGACGATACGGTAGAAGTGCCGCTATACATTAATGGAAAAGATGTAAAAACGGGTGATACCGCAACAATGTCTCCTCCACATGATCATGCGCATATTTTAGGAACTTATCATAAGGCCGAAAAAAAGCATGTTACAGATGCCATTGCAGGACTTCTAGAAGGAAGAAAAAAATGGAGTCAAATGCCATGGGAGCATAGGGCAGGTATTTTTCTTCGCGCTGCCGAATTAATTGCAGGACCTTATAGAGCTAAAATTAATGCCGCTACCATGCTGGCACAAAGTAAAACTGTACATCAGGCAGAAATTGATGCTGCTTGCGAGCTAATCGATTTCTTACGTTATAATGTACAGTTTATGACAGAAATCTATAGTGAACAACCAGAATCTACATCGGGGGCCTGGAATCGACTAGAATATCGTCCTTTAGAAGGGTTTATTTATGCTATTACTCCATTTAACTTTACTGCAATTGCGGGTAATCTTCCAGCAAGTGCTGCTCTTATGGGTAATGTTGTCTTGTGGAAACCTAGCGATAGCCAAGTGTATTCTGCAAAAGTAGTGTTAGATGTTTTCCGCGAAGCTGGTGTGCCAGATGGCGTAATTAATATGGTGATGGGAGACCCAGTAATGATTACCGATACCGTAATGGCAAGTCCAGATTTTAGCGGACTTCATTTTACGGGTTCTACAAATGTGTTTAAAGACCTATGGCAGAAAATAGGGAATAACATTCACAACTATAAAACCTACCCTAGAATAGTTGGTGAAACAGGAGGAAAAGATTTTATTGTTGCACACAAATCGGCAAATCCGGTACATGTAGCAACAGCTATCTCGAGAGGAGCTTTTGAGTTTCAAGGGCAAAAATGTAGTGCGGCCAGCCGTTGCTATATTTCAAAAAGTATATGGAATGAAGTTAAAGCACACGTTATAGGTGATGTAAATAGCTTTAAAATTGGATCTCCAGGTAATTTAGATAATTTTATTACCGCGGTAATCCATGAAGGTTCGTTCGATAAATTGGCGAGTTATATAGATCAGGCTCAAATAGATCAGAATGCAGAAATTGTAGTTGGAGGAACATACGATAAAAGTGAAGGATATTTTATTCACCCTACAGTTATTAAAACAGAAGATCCAAAATACACAACCATGTGTACAGAGCTCTTTGGTCCTGTAGTAACTATTTATGTTTTTGAAGACGATGCTTGGGAAGAAACTTTACAATTAGTAGATGAAACTAGTGATTATGCGCTTACCGGAGCTGTGTTTAGTGAAGACCGCTATGCGTTAGATATAGCTATGAAAACATTAGAAAATGCTGCAGGTAATTTCTACATCAATGACAAGCCTACAGGGGCTGTAGTTGGACAACAGCCATTTGGAGGTGCCAGAGCAAGTGGAACTAATGATAAGGCTGGAAGCAAGCTAAATTTATACCGTTGGGTTTCACCACGTATGGTAAAAGAGACGTTTGTTTCTCCAAGTGATTATAAATATCCATTTTTAGGATAA
- a CDS encoding Omp28-related outer membrane protein, translated as MKLKSFYLALLAAIVLIGCSKSEDFSSFNEDDTVPEIEIGLVYRPASLRNQEIVFSVFDEDGTNITDGAVFYVNDAALSDNTFSSDTEGTFEIYAEYDDNGTNVVTDTENFSVVIPKRKVVIEDHTGTWCGYCPRITEAIERVYDETNLVSVVAIHNNDEMAVDFEGLLRDEFEVFGFPTGRINRTSNWSPPYQAEDVTSMAGEVSPVGIGIDSSIDGNTLSATISVSSEEGLTAKKLVVYLVESGIIADQTNYLNNDTNSQYFGQGDPIEDFVHDHVLRASLTDIFGNAITSTAALEEYTTTLTANVPADYDVSKLELVVMVTEEDNSAVNSQHAKVNEVKAYE; from the coding sequence ATGAAATTGAAATCATTCTACCTTGCTCTTCTTGCCGCTATTGTACTTATTGGGTGTAGTAAAAGTGAAGATTTCTCTTCGTTTAATGAAGATGATACGGTACCAGAAATTGAAATAGGTCTTGTTTATAGACCTGCATCTTTACGAAATCAAGAAATTGTATTTTCTGTTTTTGATGAAGATGGAACCAATATTACCGATGGAGCAGTTTTTTATGTAAACGATGCTGCTTTAAGCGACAATACATTTTCTTCGGACACCGAAGGCACATTTGAAATCTATGCAGAGTATGATGACAATGGAACTAATGTGGTCACAGATACAGAAAACTTTTCGGTTGTAATTCCGAAACGAAAAGTAGTTATAGAAGACCATACAGGTACTTGGTGCGGATACTGCCCTCGAATTACTGAGGCAATAGAACGCGTCTATGACGAAACAAACCTCGTTTCTGTGGTTGCTATTCACAACAATGATGAAATGGCCGTAGATTTTGAAGGCTTGTTGCGTGACGAATTTGAAGTATTTGGTTTCCCTACAGGTCGTATAAATAGAACTTCAAATTGGAGTCCGCCATATCAAGCAGAGGATGTTACAAGCATGGCTGGTGAAGTATCTCCCGTTGGAATTGGAATAGATTCTTCTATTGATGGAAATACCTTAAGCGCAACAATTAGTGTGAGTAGTGAGGAAGGCCTCACTGCAAAAAAATTGGTGGTATACCTTGTTGAAAGTGGCATTATCGCCGACCAAACAAATTACTTAAACAACGACACAAACAGCCAATATTTTGGCCAAGGTGACCCTATTGAAGACTTTGTGCATGACCATGTTTTAAGAGCTTCGCTTACCGATATCTTCGGAAATGCAATTACAAGTACGGCAGCGTTAGAAGAATACACAACAACCTTAACAGCAAACGTGCCTGCAGATTATGATGTATCTAAACTTGAATTGGTGGTTATGGTTACCGAAGAAGACAATAGCGCTGTAAACTCACAGCACGCTAAAGTGAATGAAGTAAAAGCTTACGAATAA
- a CDS encoding TlpA family protein disulfide reductase has translation MKKLVLIMLLLVGGTLFAQDELPSVKLTTLEGESMNLQDIAKDDEVVIVSLWATWCVPCLKELDAISEVYEDWQDETNVSLVAISIDDSRTVKRVKPLINGKGWEYQILLDTNNDVKRALGAATVPLTLLVKNGKILYRHSGYSPGSENELYEEIQKFSK, from the coding sequence ATGAAAAAACTTGTCCTAATTATGCTCCTTTTGGTGGGCGGAACCTTATTTGCCCAAGACGAACTTCCCAGTGTAAAATTAACAACATTAGAAGGTGAAAGTATGAACCTTCAAGACATCGCGAAAGATGATGAGGTTGTTATTGTATCACTTTGGGCGACATGGTGTGTACCGTGTCTAAAAGAATTGGATGCAATTAGTGAAGTGTACGAAGATTGGCAGGATGAAACAAACGTAAGTCTTGTTGCCATTTCTATTGATGATAGTCGCACAGTAAAACGTGTAAAACCATTAATTAATGGAAAAGGTTGGGAGTATCAAATTTTATTAGATACTAATAATGATGTAAAACGTGCTCTTGGCGCAGCAACAGTTCCACTAACACTACTGGTGAAGAACGGCAAGATTTTATACCGTCATAGTGGCTACAGCCCAGGTAGCGAAAATGAATTATACGAAGAAATCCAAAAATTTTCTAAATAA
- a CDS encoding DUF6029 family protein produces MRKLFFTLAVLATAGVYAQDTGYFFGGLESNMQWLLDDDGLKMSDSEPGFIAPEDQFRANNYFQLNYSLGKFTAGVQYEAYLPSALLGYSPDFDGGNGVGTYYLNFKNETLDLTGGYFYEQFGNGLILRSWEDRQLGINTALKGARAKFTPTDYLEVTGVYGNQRNAFEVSDGVIQGLDANFDLGNAVDTGDIEIRVGASYVGRYQDRGTNDTIPSTVNAYSGRLDFSYKNVYGGLEAVVKDPDVIANEGMIVSNRLYDGTALQFNLGYARKGFGINSTFRRLENFSFYADRLAEGNQFNQQLINYVPALTKQQDYLLTNIYVYNSQPRLLTDDLEQRAGEVGMQTDAFFTFPNDSFFGKYKTKIAANFSYWAGLETTFNPDLSYDAEFIGSGDRYFRDINFEIKNKWTKSFRSVITFQNVIIDKGVSLGGPLGIQGDINASIGVLEGTYSFSKGRSVRFVAQHLWTKDDRKNWAGGVFEYNFSSNLNLYVADSYNYGGDGEIHYYNLGGSYSKGRTRFSMNYGRQRGGLICVGGVCRFVPESNGLSASLAVTF; encoded by the coding sequence ATGAGAAAACTATTTTTTACCCTTGCCGTATTGGCAACAGCGGGTGTATATGCCCAAGATACTGGCTACTTTTTTGGTGGACTAGAGTCTAACATGCAATGGCTTTTAGATGATGATGGATTAAAAATGTCTGATTCAGAACCTGGCTTTATAGCTCCTGAAGACCAGTTTAGAGCTAACAACTATTTTCAGCTTAATTATTCGTTGGGAAAATTTACAGCAGGTGTGCAATACGAAGCGTATTTACCAAGTGCACTACTTGGATATAGCCCAGATTTTGACGGCGGAAACGGAGTAGGAACCTATTATCTCAATTTTAAAAATGAAACATTAGACCTTACTGGAGGTTACTTTTATGAGCAATTCGGAAATGGTCTTATTTTAAGAAGCTGGGAAGATAGACAGTTGGGTATAAATACCGCATTAAAAGGAGCCCGAGCAAAATTCACACCAACCGATTATCTGGAAGTAACCGGTGTATACGGAAATCAACGAAATGCTTTTGAAGTTTCTGATGGGGTTATCCAAGGTTTAGATGCAAACTTCGATTTAGGAAATGCGGTTGATACGGGAGACATAGAGATTAGAGTGGGAGCAAGTTACGTAGGACGTTACCAAGACCGAGGTACAAACGATACAATTCCTAGTACAGTAAATGCATATTCTGGACGTTTAGACTTTAGTTATAAGAATGTCTACGGTGGACTAGAGGCTGTTGTAAAAGACCCAGATGTTATTGCAAACGAGGGTATGATTGTATCAAATAGATTATACGATGGTACTGCACTACAATTTAATCTGGGTTATGCCCGTAAAGGTTTTGGTATTAATAGCACCTTTAGGAGGCTAGAAAATTTCAGCTTTTACGCAGATCGATTGGCTGAAGGAAACCAGTTTAACCAGCAGCTTATTAATTATGTACCTGCATTGACAAAACAACAAGATTATTTGCTTACTAATATTTATGTATACAACTCGCAACCAAGATTGTTAACAGACGATTTAGAGCAGCGTGCTGGAGAGGTAGGGATGCAGACTGATGCATTTTTCACCTTCCCTAACGATAGTTTCTTCGGAAAGTATAAAACAAAAATAGCTGCAAACTTTTCGTATTGGGCTGGCTTAGAAACAACATTTAATCCAGACTTAAGTTACGACGCAGAATTTATTGGTTCTGGAGATAGATACTTCCGTGATATCAATTTCGAAATAAAAAATAAATGGACCAAGTCGTTTCGATCTGTAATTACATTTCAAAATGTAATTATTGATAAGGGAGTATCCCTGGGAGGACCATTAGGAATTCAAGGAGATATTAATGCAAGTATTGGTGTGTTAGAAGGTACCTATAGTTTTAGTAAAGGTCGTTCTGTACGATTTGTAGCGCAGCATTTATGGACGAAAGACGACAGGAAAAACTGGGCTGGGGGCGTTTTTGAATATAATTTCTCGTCTAACCTTAACCTGTATGTTGCAGATTCATATAACTATGGTGGAGACGGAGAAATTCATTACTATAACTTAGGAGGAAGTTATTCTAAGGGACGTACACGCTTTTCTATGAATTATGGACGCCAACGTGGTGGATTAATTTGTGTAGGTGGTGTGTGCCGATTTGTTCCAGAAAGTAACGGGTTGTCGGCAAGCTTGGCTGTGACTTTCTAA
- a CDS encoding T9SS type A sorting domain-containing protein encodes MLKKLSLLSMLLVAFTASAQFTVATHDGDPLVDGQTVNIGSSISPDPNLEFYVTNENASENINVRIEFVSANNDDGSELEICFGLCYTGVTVGQIYPINDVVVIEPGMTQVSDGDHFKHIPNGSTEIITYVFRFLEVDGDGNEIGDDLTLTYVYDPDFLSIDEQNVVNASIASTMVNNYIEVNANEALTFTLYDIQGRVVNQTQLEAGVSQVNVADLAAQTYLAVLTNSKGASETTKVIIR; translated from the coding sequence ATGTTAAAAAAACTATCACTTTTATCGATGCTATTAGTAGCATTCACTGCTTCGGCACAATTTACTGTAGCGACACATGATGGAGATCCGCTTGTAGACGGACAAACTGTTAATATTGGTTCTTCTATTTCTCCAGACCCTAATTTAGAATTCTATGTAACAAATGAAAACGCATCCGAAAATATCAATGTAAGAATTGAATTTGTTAGCGCCAATAATGATGATGGTAGCGAATTAGAAATATGTTTCGGATTATGTTACACTGGAGTTACCGTTGGACAAATCTACCCAATTAACGATGTTGTAGTTATTGAGCCTGGAATGACTCAAGTTTCTGACGGAGATCATTTCAAGCACATCCCGAATGGCAGCACTGAAATTATCACCTATGTATTTAGATTTCTTGAAGTAGATGGTGATGGTAATGAAATTGGAGATGACCTTACACTTACGTATGTTTATGATCCTGATTTCTTAAGCATAGACGAACAGAATGTAGTGAATGCCTCAATTGCTTCAACTATGGTAAACAATTACATCGAGGTAAATGCGAATGAAGCATTAACATTTACATTGTACGATATTCAAGGAAGAGTTGTAAACCAAACACAATTAGAAGCTGGTGTAAGCCAGGTGAATGTTGCAGATTTGGCAGCTCAAACTTATTTAGCAGTGCTTACAAATAGCAAAGGAGCTTCAGAAACAACAAAGGTTATTATAAGATAA
- a CDS encoding T9SS type A sorting domain-containing protein — protein MVKKLLLTSVFSFLAFGTFAQTIVSTTPEDKKVVLEEFTGINCVFCPDGHQIAQGIATANPGNVFLINIHTGGFATPGAGQPDFRSPFGPAIASQSGLVGYPAGTVNRHIFPGQSQSGNPNDTAMSRGQWSAASNTILGQASYVNMAVEAEIDVTSREVTVHVEAYYTGNSPEATNKLNVALLQNNTLGPQTGGNMGNNYVHQHRLVHLITGQWGLDVTTTSATDFVDETLTYTIPANYNGVPAVLEDMELVVFMTETTQELISGNGAMPTFVNLPNDNDAQIVSDAEFDDQCGIAFSPTVTIQNRGNNPLTSLAITYDVNGGTSETYNWTGNLGPFESEDVVLDPIAYTIQSTNTVNISIPNDDDNTNNSATNTFGEITDINSSALELRMNLDENGSEVTWAIIDSNLDVVESGGPYAANEQVDIEFGIPDADCFRFILTDAGGDGEYFVRLRDANGDIIVQNIGVNHFGDTLEGTFRLDGVLSIGDAASNAIAVYPNPASQVLNVRNAANGSVEIFDILGKRLIQMDNISTEQQINVASLQAGTYLIKITNGASVQTEKFVIAR, from the coding sequence ATGGTAAAGAAATTACTCCTTACTTCAGTATTCTCTTTCTTGGCTTTTGGAACTTTTGCACAAACAATCGTTAGTACTACGCCAGAAGACAAAAAAGTTGTTTTAGAAGAATTCACAGGTATTAACTGTGTGTTTTGTCCAGATGGGCACCAAATTGCACAAGGAATTGCAACTGCCAATCCTGGTAATGTGTTCCTTATAAATATTCATACAGGTGGTTTTGCTACTCCGGGAGCAGGTCAGCCAGACTTTAGAAGTCCATTTGGTCCAGCTATTGCTAGTCAGAGTGGTTTAGTTGGTTATCCTGCAGGAACTGTAAATAGACATATATTTCCAGGTCAGTCGCAAAGTGGTAATCCAAATGATACGGCAATGAGTCGTGGTCAATGGAGCGCTGCTTCAAATACAATTTTAGGTCAGGCATCGTATGTAAACATGGCTGTGGAAGCAGAAATTGATGTTACGTCACGCGAAGTAACCGTTCATGTAGAGGCTTATTATACCGGTAATAGTCCGGAAGCTACAAATAAGTTGAACGTAGCATTACTTCAAAATAATACCTTAGGGCCACAAACCGGAGGTAATATGGGTAACAATTATGTGCATCAGCATCGTCTTGTTCACTTAATTACTGGACAATGGGGGTTAGACGTTACTACTACGTCTGCAACAGATTTTGTAGACGAAACATTAACGTATACAATACCTGCAAACTATAATGGAGTGCCAGCTGTGTTAGAAGATATGGAATTGGTTGTGTTTATGACCGAAACTACCCAGGAACTTATCAGTGGAAACGGAGCAATGCCAACCTTCGTAAACTTACCAAATGACAATGATGCTCAGATAGTATCAGATGCAGAGTTTGATGATCAATGCGGTATTGCCTTTAGTCCAACTGTTACTATTCAAAACAGAGGGAATAACCCGTTAACGTCACTTGCTATAACGTATGATGTGAATGGTGGTACTTCAGAAACGTACAATTGGACAGGAAATTTAGGTCCTTTCGAATCTGAAGACGTAGTATTAGATCCTATCGCATATACAATTCAGTCAACTAACACTGTAAACATCTCGATTCCTAATGACGATGATAACACTAACAACTCTGCTACCAATACATTCGGAGAGATTACAGATATAAATAGTTCTGCATTAGAGCTTCGTATGAATTTAGACGAAAATGGAAGTGAAGTGACATGGGCAATTATTGATTCTAACTTAGATGTTGTTGAGAGTGGTGGTCCTTATGCTGCAAATGAGCAAGTAGATATTGAGTTTGGTATTCCAGACGCAGACTGTTTCAGATTTATCTTAACAGATGCTGGAGGAGACGGTGAGTATTTTGTTAGGTTACGTGATGCCAACGGAGATATTATTGTTCAAAATATTGGTGTTAATCATTTTGGTGACACTTTAGAAGGTACCTTTAGACTAGACGGAGTATTATCTATAGGTGATGCTGCATCGAACGCTATCGCTGTTTACCCTAACCCTGCATCACAAGTATTAAATGTGAGAAATGCAGCAAATGGATCTGTAGAAATTTTCGATATTCTTGGAAAGAGACTTATTCAAATGGATAATATTTCAACAGAACAGCAAATTAACGTAGCTAGCCTTCAGGCAGGTACATACCTTATTAAAATTACGAATGGCGCAAGCGTACAAACCGAGAAGTTTGTAATTGCGCGTTAA
- the rsmG gene encoding 16S rRNA (guanine(527)-N(7))-methyltransferase RsmG, translating into MELIHRYFPQLSEHQKVQFEQLETLYKDWNLKINVVSRKDIDELYLRHVLHSLGIAKVQSFLPNSKILDVGTGGGFPGIPLAILFPEVQFHLVDSIGKKIKVVQEVSEGLQLENIKITNARAETINDSYDFIVSRAVAQMETFVRWIKGRVAKNSKHELKNGILYLKGGDLTEELAQFPKATIYSLTNYFEEDFFETKSVVHLPLKYKG; encoded by the coding sequence ATGGAATTAATACATCGCTACTTTCCGCAACTTTCTGAACATCAAAAAGTTCAATTTGAACAGTTAGAGACGCTTTACAAAGATTGGAATCTCAAGATAAATGTTGTTTCTCGTAAAGATATAGACGAACTCTATCTTAGACATGTACTTCACTCCTTAGGTATTGCCAAAGTGCAATCATTTTTACCCAACTCTAAAATACTGGACGTTGGCACAGGAGGTGGTTTTCCGGGTATTCCATTGGCGATTTTGTTTCCAGAGGTTCAGTTTCATCTAGTAGATAGTATTGGAAAGAAAATTAAGGTAGTTCAGGAAGTTTCCGAAGGATTACAACTAGAAAATATTAAAATCACTAATGCACGTGCCGAAACAATAAATGACTCGTACGATTTTATTGTAAGCAGAGCTGTAGCGCAGATGGAAACCTTTGTTCGTTGGATTAAAGGAAGGGTTGCCAAAAATAGCAAGCATGAATTGAAGAATGGTATTCTCTATTTAAAGGGAGGAGATCTTACAGAAGAACTAGCACAATTTCCTAAGGCAACAATTTACTCTCTTACCAACTATTTTGAAGAAGATTTTTTTGAAACAAAGAGTGTTGTACACCTACCATTAAAATACAAAGGCTAG
- a CDS encoding fatty acid desaturase family protein yields MNTPQIKFSRIDSAKFFRTLNKRVNSYFKENEIARTGNWKLHLKTIVMFSMYLSPYFLLLTLNLPTWAQILLTIVMGVGMAGVGMNVMHDANHGSYSSKKWINKVLGSSIYILAGNVYNWQVQHNVLHHTYTNIHGHDEDLDAGRVIRFSKHSKWYRFHKFQHYYSIFLYGLLTFNWMLTADFKQTKRYLKKKLAYGKMPKPALQWTTLFITKAIYVTVWIVLPILFFEIAWWKILIGFFLMHYIAGLILSVVFQLAHVVGDTQMPLPDTTGTMKNTWAIHQLFTTVNFSTKNRLMNWFTGGLNHQVEHHIFPNISHVHYTKISEIVRKTAQEFNLPYHEYKSTRGAIIAHFKHLKEMGVNPAISA; encoded by the coding sequence GTGAATACTCCTCAAATTAAGTTTTCTCGTATCGATTCTGCCAAGTTTTTCCGCACGCTAAACAAACGTGTAAATAGCTATTTCAAGGAAAATGAAATAGCTAGAACAGGAAACTGGAAATTGCACCTAAAAACCATCGTGATGTTTTCGATGTACCTTTCTCCGTACTTTTTGCTACTCACACTAAATTTACCAACTTGGGCGCAGATTTTGCTCACTATTGTGATGGGTGTTGGTATGGCAGGAGTAGGTATGAATGTTATGCACGATGCCAATCATGGTTCGTATTCTTCGAAGAAATGGATTAATAAAGTGTTGGGAAGTAGTATTTATATTTTAGCCGGTAATGTGTATAATTGGCAAGTACAGCACAATGTGTTACACCATACCTATACAAATATTCATGGGCACGATGAAGATTTAGACGCAGGACGTGTGATTCGATTTTCTAAACATAGCAAGTGGTACCGCTTCCATAAGTTTCAACATTATTATAGCATCTTCTTATACGGCTTACTTACCTTTAACTGGATGCTAACAGCAGATTTTAAACAAACTAAACGATATTTGAAGAAGAAACTGGCGTACGGTAAAATGCCAAAACCAGCACTGCAATGGACAACCCTTTTTATCACGAAAGCAATTTATGTAACCGTGTGGATCGTTCTTCCAATCCTGTTTTTTGAAATTGCATGGTGGAAAATTTTAATAGGCTTTTTCTTAATGCACTACATTGCAGGTCTTATCTTAAGCGTAGTGTTTCAATTAGCACATGTTGTGGGAGATACGCAAATGCCGCTTCCGGATACTACAGGCACCATGAAGAATACTTGGGCAATACACCAATTGTTTACCACAGTAAATTTTAGCACCAAAAATAGATTGATGAACTGGTTTACTGGCGGACTTAATCATCAGGTAGAGCATCATATTTTTCCAAATATAAGCCATGTTCATTACACTAAAATTTCAGAAATAGTTAGAAAGACAGCGCAAGAATTTAATTTGCCGTACCACGAATATAAATCTACCCGAGGCGCTATTATAGCACATTTTAAACACTTAAAAGAAATGGGTGTAAACCCTGCAATCTCTGCGTAA